The segment TATGTCTCCTCGGAAGTATCTATGCGGACAAAGATTTTAAGACTAAAAACATATAGCATTTGTAGTTCCGTGGAGAATTCGTCATTCGACGAAGCCCTACAGAGAGTCTTCTGCAAAATGTATATTTATAGCCAAAAATGTTAAAAAGACTAAATTTTGaaatactaaaaaaaaaaaaatctattttgtaACTTAAATTTGACGGCGTTCTTAGCGGCAGTGTACGGTTACAGTCACGCGGGGGAAGAGACAAGAGAACATCAACAGCCAATCACTAGCATCTCTGTACTTTCTGTACTTCATTTTCATTACACCTAAACGATGGCCACCAATCCCCTGATTTCACCTTTCGCCACCGTTTCATCCGGCGACAACCACCTCTTCGCCGCCATCGACCTCGGAACCAACTCCTTCAAACTCCGCATTGTCCGAGCAGACCCCACCACCGGCCGTTTTCTCACCCTCCAACGACTCAAAGAGCCAGTTGTTCTCGTCTCCGGCGGCAACAACAACACCGCCATATCATCCTCTGCCCAGGCCCGCGCCATCGAATCTCTTCGAAAATTCCAAAACATCATCCACTCACTTAACGTCCCTCCCGCCCACCTCCGCCTCGTCGCCACCTCCGCCATCCGCGAATCCTCCAACCAATCTGAATTCCTTCAACTCATCCACGAAACTCTAGGGTTACAAATCGACGTGGTATCGGGATACGAAGAAGCCCGCCTTACCTACCTTGGTGTCCTACAATTTCATCCGATTTACAATCACACAGTTCTTACTATCGACATAGGAGGGGGGTCGACTGAATTTGTGATCGGATTTAAAGGCGATATCAAATTTGGGATTTCACTGAAACTAGGGCACGTAACTTTGACCCAAAGGTTTGTAAGAAACAACGCAACCGACGCCATGAGAGAGCACATTAGGGCTGTCGTTAAAGAATCAGGGCTAATCGAAAACGTTCTCCAACAAAAGATTGATATCGCCGTTGGATCCTCTGGTTCCATTCGAATGATCGAGAAGGCAATATTTCTGGGTTACAGTAATGATCTGGTGAATGAGATTGGTTTACTCGAAGGGTATAGAAGGGATTGGAAGTTTACCAGGGAAGAACTGAGGGTTCTTGTCGACAAGCTCTGTGAAGAAGAAAGTGAAGTTGAAGGAGGAAAGGTGTACAATCGGAAAGGGTTCTTCAAGACAAGATCAGCATTTATCGTGGCTGCTGTAATTTTGCTGGAAGAGATCTTTGAGTTGCTTGAGATTAAAGAGATGGAAGTTTCTGGTTATGCATTAGGAGAAGGTGTTATTGCTGAGAAATTAGCAGAGTTCTTTGATGGATTTGATTTGAATGCAAATGCAAGGTGGAGATCAATCTTGAGGCTTGCATCAAGATTCAACAATAAGAAAAGAATGACTTCTGCTGCATCATGTGCTTCAATTGCACAGGTATTGTTAAAACTGAAAGTATGTTTGCTATttctaaaatataatatattagtagGAGTAATTGGTTTTACAGGGAATTTTTAGAGGTTTAAGGAAGTGGAGTGAGATTGATGATCAACAAAAACAAGTTGTTTTATTGGATGACAAGGATCTTGAATATCTTGAAGCTGCTTGTTTGCTTCATAATATCGGTTTAATCACTGGGAAAAAGGGCTACCATAAACGCTCATACCATATAATCATGGTATGCATTATTTCATATATTCATGATTTATAGCTTTAATGGTTGAATTGATTGTGTATGTCAACAGAATGGAGAGCATCTTCATGGATATAATACTGAAGAGGTTAAGGTAGACACTTTCTGCATTCTTATTtcatttcatattcattaataaaatgattaatattttatattttgactTTGGATTTGCATGTTCTTTAGTTAATTGCATTGCTAGCAAAGCATCATAGAAAGAAATTCCTGAAACCTGATCATGATTCTCTAAGTGAATTCACACGAGAGGTACTCTATTTTTGTTTAAAAGaagggctaaatgcaagaaataacaaattACTTTGATTAAAATTTACTTTTGTTGCAAATTTTTTTTGTACAGATGAAGCAGAAG is part of the Lactuca sativa cultivar Salinas chromosome 7, Lsat_Salinas_v11, whole genome shotgun sequence genome and harbors:
- the LOC111921251 gene encoding uncharacterized protein LOC111921251: MATNPLISPFATVSSGDNHLFAAIDLGTNSFKLRIVRADPTTGRFLTLQRLKEPVVLVSGGNNNTAISSSAQARAIESLRKFQNIIHSLNVPPAHLRLVATSAIRESSNQSEFLQLIHETLGLQIDVVSGYEEARLTYLGVLQFHPIYNHTVLTIDIGGGSTEFVIGFKGDIKFGISLKLGHVTLTQRFVRNNATDAMREHIRAVVKESGLIENVLQQKIDIAVGSSGSIRMIEKAIFLGYSNDLVNEIGLLEGYRRDWKFTREELRVLVDKLCEEESEVEGGKVYNRKGFFKTRSAFIVAAVILLEEIFELLEIKEMEVSGYALGEGVIAEKLAEFFDGFDLNANARWRSILRLASRFNNKKRMTSAASCASIAQGIFRGLRKWSEIDDQQKQVVLLDDKDLEYLEAACLLHNIGLITGKKGYHKRSYHIIMNGEHLHGYNTEEVKLIALLAKHHRKKFLKPDHDSLSEFTREMKQKLRVLCTIIRLSAALKQFQSLSFQDVELSHSHEGFKLVVRDTSGSPPANGGELIPAATDVEVELRKELEYFEEVIEQKLSVVVLS